One segment of Tenrec ecaudatus isolate mTenEca1 chromosome 1, mTenEca1.hap1, whole genome shotgun sequence DNA contains the following:
- the LOC142428417 gene encoding HLA class I histocompatibility antigen, B alpha chain-like, with protein sequence MAPRILLLLLPRVLLLTQTRAGSHSLRYFHTAVSRPGGDSRFISVGYVDDTQFVRFDSDAPDPRMEPRAPWVQREGPEYWERNTAICRSNAQTYRVDLRTLRGYYNQSEAGSHTLQSMYGCDLGPDGRLLRGYEQYAYDGADYIALNEDLRSWTAADTAALISQRKCEEAGEAERVRAYLEGRCVQYLRRYLENGKETLQRAEPPKTQVTHHHEHHVPEGEVTLRCWARGFYPADIALTWQRDGEDQPQDTELVETRPAGDGTFQKWAAVVVPAGEEQRYTCQVQHEGLPEPLTLRWEPSSQPTILIVGIVVGLLLLTAALIGAVVGFVIRRNKCSGGKGGSYSQAASNDGSQGSDVSLTASKA encoded by the exons GCTCGCACTCGCTGAGGTATTTCCACACCGCCGTGTCCCGGCCCGGCGGGGATTCCCGCTTCATCTCCGTCGGCTACGTGGACGACACGCAGTTCGTGCGCTTCGACAGCGACGCCCCGGACCCGAGGATGGAGCCGCGCGCGCCCTGGGTGCAGCGGGAGGGGCCCGAGTACTGGGAGCGAAACACCGCGATCTGCAGGAGCAACGCGCAGACCTACCGAGTGGACCTGCGGACCCTGCGCGGCTACTACAACCAGAGCGAGGCCG GGTCTCACACCCTCCAGAGCATGTATGGCTGCGACCTGGGCCCCGACGGGCGCCTGCTCCGCGGGTACGAACAGTACGCCTACGATGGCGCCGACTACATCGCCCTGAACGAGGACCTGCGCTCCTGGACGGCGGCGGACACGGCCGCGCTCATCTCCCAGCGCAAGTGTGAGGAGGCCGGGGAGGCGGAGCGCGTGAGGGCCTACCTGGAGGGCAGGTGTGTGCAATATCTCCGCAGATACCTGGAGAACGGGAAGGAGACCCTGCAGCGCGCAG AGCCTCCAAAGACCCAGGTGACCCACCACCACGAACACCATGTCCCTGAGGGAGAGGTGACCCTGAGGTGCTGGGCCCGGGGCTTCTACCCGGCGGACATCGCCCTGACCTGGCAGCGGGACGGCGAGGACCAGCCCCAGGACACGGAGCTGGTGGAGACCAGGCCTGCGGGGGACGGCACTTTCCAGAAGTGGGCGGCTGTGGTGGTGCCCGCTGGGGAAGAGCAGAGATACACGTGCCAAGTGCAGCACGAGGGGCTGCCTGAGCCCCTGACCCTGAGATGGG AACCGTCTTCCCAGCCCACCATCCTCATCGTGGGAATAGTTGTTGGCCTGCTTCTCCTCACAGCTGCGCTCATTGGAGCTGTGGTTGGATTTGTGATCCGGAGGAATAAGTGCTCAG GTGGGAAAGGAGGGAGCTACTCTCAAGCTGCAA GCAATGATGGTAGCCAGGGCTCGGATGTGTCTCTCACAGCTTCAAAAG CCTGA